The following coding sequences lie in one Maribacter forsetii DSM 18668 genomic window:
- a CDS encoding ATP-binding protein yields MIRQSLLFITLLFCMLFTASGQENPVDDNGLALDTIIHFTKADVDPLFGLTLKNREGWIFKSGNEKDLSPVEIDLAGWERLSPSEITNDMVDNSGKFEGWFRLQFTIDSAIAKLPLYLDKEDHAAEDIYLNGKLFRQFGEKGNDRASFKEHIQDFEIRTPIFLEPDTVHTLTIHYADYSTYGNITKALVGSTRIVSNAYFDYMSLLSFKALFDLISSFIFSILFWLLYILIRDEKELLIIALFCTVMLLETIASAFFGGDSLFFTLPSNIMITLDYVSNILFFFFPILCLLLGYRMLYGNLHKLLILFCIIASLAMYFSSYSYLITVIGIAIFLLIFALKSRKKVMSVRVVMFSLFLSFTTSFLGLIFRWLASGDHLSLRLVSVNSDLIGKGIFYFGMLAFVAYRMREKNENMRKNAMELVKVEAEKSALTTSQNEKLELKVKERTSELNQSLEELKATQSQLIQSEKMASLGELTAGIAHEIQNPLNFVNNFSEVSNELIDEMNEELDKGDLEEVKAISLDIKQNLEKINHHGKRADNIVKGMLQHSRSSSGTKEPTDINVLADEYLRLAYHGLRAKDKTFNAELITNFDESIGKVNIVPQDMGRVILNLITNAFYAVNEKKQKNVNFKPIVTVSTKKSDEHITISVSDNGNGIPEKVKEKIFQPFFTTKPTGQGTGLGLSMSYDIITKGHGGELLVTTHQGEGTTFKIIFPII; encoded by the coding sequence ATGATTAGACAATCCCTACTATTCATCACGCTATTATTCTGTATGCTATTTACGGCAAGTGGGCAAGAAAACCCGGTAGATGATAATGGATTGGCACTCGATACCATTATACATTTTACGAAAGCAGATGTAGATCCACTATTTGGTTTAACGTTGAAAAATAGAGAAGGTTGGATTTTTAAATCGGGCAATGAAAAAGATTTATCTCCTGTAGAGATTGATTTAGCTGGCTGGGAACGATTAAGTCCTTCTGAGATAACTAATGATATGGTAGATAATTCTGGAAAATTTGAAGGATGGTTCAGATTGCAGTTTACTATTGATAGTGCTATAGCAAAGCTTCCTCTCTATTTAGATAAAGAAGATCATGCTGCAGAGGATATTTATTTAAATGGAAAGTTGTTCCGTCAATTTGGCGAAAAAGGGAACGATAGAGCCTCATTTAAAGAACACATTCAAGATTTTGAAATAAGAACCCCAATATTTTTAGAACCTGATACAGTACATACATTAACGATACACTATGCTGACTATAGCACTTATGGAAACATAACCAAAGCTCTAGTGGGTTCAACCAGAATTGTATCCAACGCGTATTTTGACTATATGAGTTTATTGAGTTTTAAAGCTTTATTTGACTTGATCAGCTCTTTTATATTCTCAATTCTTTTCTGGCTTCTCTATATTCTAATTAGAGATGAAAAGGAGTTATTAATTATAGCTCTTTTTTGCACTGTAATGTTACTAGAAACCATTGCATCGGCATTCTTTGGTGGAGATAGTTTATTTTTCACCCTACCTTCTAACATCATGATTACATTAGATTATGTAAGTAATATTTTATTTTTCTTCTTCCCTATATTATGTCTTTTATTGGGCTATAGGATGTTATATGGAAACCTTCATAAATTGTTGATTCTATTCTGTATAATAGCATCTTTAGCAATGTATTTCAGTTCTTATTCCTACCTAATTACGGTAATAGGGATTGCCATATTTTTACTCATTTTCGCATTAAAATCCAGAAAAAAAGTAATGTCTGTCAGGGTAGTCATGTTTAGTTTATTTTTATCTTTTACTACTTCTTTTCTAGGACTTATATTTAGATGGCTCGCTTCTGGTGATCATCTTAGTTTAAGATTAGTTTCTGTAAATAGTGACTTAATTGGTAAGGGAATTTTTTATTTTGGAATGTTGGCATTTGTCGCTTATCGCATGAGAGAGAAAAATGAGAATATGCGTAAAAATGCAATGGAACTTGTAAAGGTTGAAGCTGAAAAGAGTGCGCTTACTACTTCTCAAAATGAAAAGTTAGAATTAAAAGTTAAAGAAAGAACATCAGAATTAAATCAATCTTTAGAAGAATTAAAAGCCACCCAATCTCAACTCATCCAATCAGAGAAAATGGCGAGTCTCGGAGAACTCACAGCCGGCATTGCCCATGAGATTCAAAACCCGCTAAACTTCGTCAATAATTTTTCTGAAGTAAGTAATGAACTTATTGATGAAATGAACGAGGAATTGGATAAAGGAGATCTTGAAGAAGTGAAGGCTATTTCGTTGGATATCAAACAAAACCTAGAAAAAATAAACCATCACGGTAAACGCGCGGACAATATTGTGAAAGGTATGCTACAACACAGTCGTAGCAGCAGCGGCACAAAAGAACCAACTGATATCAATGTCCTTGCAGATGAGTATTTGCGCTTGGCCTATCATGGTCTGCGGGCAAAGGATAAAACTTTTAATGCCGAACTCATTACAAATTTTGACGAGAGCATTGGAAAAGTAAACATTGTACCACAAGACATGGGGCGGGTAATTCTCAATTTGATTACCAATGCCTTTTATGCGGTAAACGAGAAAAAACAAAAGAATGTTAATTTCAAGCCCATAGTTACTGTCAGCACTAAAAAGTCTGATGAACATATCACCATTAGTGTTTCTGACAATGGTAACGGTATTCCTGAAAAGGTCAAAGAGAAAATATTCCAACCCTTTTTCACCACCAAACCTACTGGGCAAGGTACCGGCTTGGGCTTAAGCATGAGCTACGATATTATTACTAAGGGGCATGGTGGTGAATTGCTGGTGACAACACATCAAGGTGAAGGAACCACTTTTAAAATCATTTTTCCCATAATTTAA
- a CDS encoding ATP-binding protein, translating to MKHILYIIGFLLPLTVFSQEDKVLVITDTTVADKWMILGDNWRYQKGDNMSWANPEFDDSTWNEFSSSNLNLLDGKNVIADRGEIVWFRKRIMADQSLNDALVLNIYQEGASEIYLDGKLIHQLGKVSSNKDEVIYNNPFRQILHIPIEKSKEQILAIRFVNAQFKYPIYFHYNGLFRIYLSSLRNANSTDLVKNYRVAFYRQFINNYNISLGLAILMFIIFLSFFIFFPKERINGYFAASLLFLILFTLGVLSFYPNTGTYFWLTFYFDTCILISCLILLFCFYKILEQPIDIVFKTISVLCFLTIGCYFLYDPDVLAPIWSILFYAAIIRLSLKSWNKNKIASFLFLSSSCIELVFWTLILCLYMGLVEQRIEKFIPFAFMLTNVVLAIYLGYAFGKRSQDLRLNLERVQKLSKEKESILSQQKDTLEQLVKERTLELNQSLDDLKATQSQLIQSEKMASLGELTAGIAHEIQNPLNFVNNFSEVNKELLEELEEEIINGNYDEVKALAKDVSANEDKIIFHGKRADGIVKGMLQHSRSSTGQKEMTDINSLSDEYLRLAYHGLRAKDKTFNATLNTDFDDSIGKLNIVSQDMGRVILNLITNAFYVVKKKKEENPKGYNPTVSVSTEKQDNMVLIKVSDNGNGVPKEVLDKIFQPFFTTKPSGEGTGLGLSLSYDIVKAHGGELTVDTKQGEGTTFTIALPTK from the coding sequence ATGAAACATATATTATACATTATTGGTTTTCTACTACCGTTGACAGTTTTTAGTCAAGAAGACAAAGTGTTAGTCATTACAGATACTACTGTTGCTGATAAATGGATGATTCTTGGTGACAATTGGCGTTATCAAAAAGGAGATAATATGTCATGGGCTAATCCAGAATTTGATGACTCTACCTGGAATGAATTCTCTAGTAGTAACTTAAATCTTCTTGATGGTAAAAACGTTATTGCAGATAGAGGTGAGATTGTATGGTTTCGTAAACGTATTATGGCAGACCAGTCGTTAAATGATGCTCTAGTCTTAAATATATATCAAGAAGGAGCTTCAGAAATTTATTTAGATGGCAAACTAATTCACCAATTGGGTAAAGTAAGTTCCAACAAAGATGAAGTTATTTACAATAATCCATTTCGACAAATACTTCATATACCTATAGAGAAAAGCAAAGAACAAATTTTAGCTATACGTTTTGTCAATGCCCAATTCAAATACCCTATCTATTTCCATTATAACGGACTATTTAGAATTTATTTATCGTCTTTGCGTAATGCCAATTCAACTGACCTTGTAAAGAATTACCGTGTAGCTTTTTATCGACAATTTATCAATAATTATAATATCTCACTAGGTCTTGCTATTTTAATGTTTATTATTTTCCTATCGTTTTTCATCTTCTTTCCTAAAGAGAGAATTAACGGTTATTTTGCTGCCTCTTTATTATTCTTAATTCTATTTACTTTAGGAGTACTGTCATTCTATCCTAACACTGGTACTTATTTTTGGCTAACGTTTTATTTTGACACTTGCATTCTTATATCATGCCTTATTCTTTTATTCTGTTTTTATAAAATTTTAGAACAGCCTATAGACATTGTTTTTAAAACTATTAGTGTTTTATGTTTTTTAACTATAGGTTGTTATTTTTTATATGACCCTGACGTGTTGGCTCCAATCTGGTCAATTTTATTTTATGCTGCTATAATACGTTTAAGTTTAAAATCTTGGAATAAAAATAAAATTGCCAGCTTTTTATTTTTGAGTTCTAGCTGTATTGAACTTGTCTTTTGGACTTTAATACTATGTTTATATATGGGTTTAGTAGAGCAGCGCATAGAGAAATTTATTCCTTTTGCTTTTATGCTCACCAATGTTGTTTTAGCTATTTATTTAGGTTATGCTTTTGGAAAACGTAGTCAAGATCTAAGGTTAAATTTAGAACGTGTTCAAAAATTATCTAAAGAAAAAGAATCCATTTTATCCCAACAAAAAGATACTTTAGAGCAACTAGTTAAAGAAAGAACATTAGAATTAAATCAATCTTTAGATGATTTAAAAGCCACACAATCACAACTCATCCAATCCGAGAAAATGGCAAGCCTTGGTGAACTTACCGCCGGCATTGCCCATGAAATCCAAAATCCGTTAAATTTTGTCAACAACTTCTCTGAAGTAAACAAAGAACTTCTTGAAGAACTAGAGGAAGAAATAATTAATGGAAATTATGATGAAGTAAAAGCCCTGGCAAAAGATGTTTCTGCCAACGAAGACAAAATTATATTTCATGGTAAACGTGCCGATGGTATTGTAAAAGGGATGCTACAACATAGCCGAAGCAGTACCGGTCAAAAAGAAATGACCGATATCAATAGTTTATCAGATGAATACCTTCGCCTAGCCTATCATGGTTTGCGAGCAAAAGATAAAACCTTTAATGCTACATTGAATACCGATTTTGATGACTCCATCGGTAAGTTAAATATCGTGTCCCAAGATATGGGTAGGGTAATTTTAAATCTAATTACCAATGCTTTTTATGTTGTTAAGAAGAAAAAGGAAGAAAACCCAAAAGGCTACAATCCTACCGTTTCTGTAAGTACAGAAAAACAGGATAATATGGTACTCATTAAAGTATCTGACAATGGTAACGGAGTACCTAAAGAGGTATTGGACAAAATATTTCAACCTTTCTTCACCACCAAACCTTCTGGAGAAGGCACAGGACTTGGACTATCATTAAGTTATGATATTGTAAAAGCTCACGGCGGTGAATTAACTGTTGATACTAAACAAGGAGAAGGTACCACCTTCACTATCGCATTACCAACAAAATAA
- a CDS encoding response regulator, producing MKILVVDDEQDVKVLFQQRFRKEIKKEELEFVFAFSGEEALKLMKAMEHEAVLILSDINMPGMSGLELLDNIKKNYVKPPPMVMMITAYGDDENRTMAKNLGADDFLTKPLDFSLLKNKLITLI from the coding sequence ATGAAGATATTAGTTGTAGATGATGAACAAGATGTAAAAGTACTTTTTCAACAGCGTTTTAGAAAAGAAATAAAAAAAGAGGAGCTCGAATTTGTTTTCGCATTCTCTGGCGAAGAAGCTTTAAAACTAATGAAAGCAATGGAACATGAAGCTGTGCTTATATTATCTGATATAAATATGCCCGGGATGAGCGGCTTAGAGTTATTGGATAACATTAAAAAGAATTATGTAAAACCACCACCAATGGTTATGATGATTACCGCCTATGGAGATGATGAAAATAGAACAATGGCAAAAAACTTGGGTGCCGATGATTTTCTTACCAAGCCTTTAGATTTTTCTCTATTAAAAAATAAGCTGATAACCTTAATCTAA
- a CDS encoding adenylate/guanylate cyclase domain-containing protein, translating to MAKIMVVDDETDLEILIKQKFRKQIRQNEYEFVFAINGRDALEKLDKNPGIDIVLSDINMPEMDGLTLLSELHESSPLIKSVIVSAYGDMENIRVAMNRGAFDFITKPINFEDLTLTMEKTLKHAKEIRKTLQAIKENNILRMYVDENVLNFMGGQEYESKIMANESIEGTVMFIDVCGFTKISETTSPDVVVSMLNTYFDTMVKEIMEQDGIIDKFIGDAVMAVFRGEYHLDRAIDAALAIRNQVNSLPKEEGKETYQPKVSIGIKSGEMISGNIGSATLKRLDYTVIGDSVNTAARLQDAAKENQIIICESCYEQVKEAFKCENLGSINMKNKSQPLTVYNVIE from the coding sequence ATGGCAAAAATAATGGTAGTAGATGATGAGACAGATTTAGAAATACTCATCAAGCAAAAATTTAGAAAACAAATACGGCAAAACGAATACGAGTTTGTATTTGCTATTAATGGTAGAGACGCACTAGAAAAGCTGGATAAAAATCCCGGAATAGATATTGTTTTGAGCGATATTAATATGCCCGAAATGGACGGTCTTACCCTACTCTCAGAGTTACATGAATCTAGCCCGTTAATTAAATCGGTCATTGTTTCTGCATACGGAGATATGGAAAATATTCGTGTTGCCATGAATCGTGGTGCTTTCGATTTTATTACCAAACCTATCAATTTTGAGGACCTTACTCTAACTATGGAGAAAACCTTAAAGCATGCCAAAGAAATTAGGAAAACCCTACAGGCTATTAAAGAGAATAATATTCTGAGAATGTATGTAGATGAGAATGTACTCAATTTTATGGGAGGTCAAGAGTATGAGTCTAAAATAATGGCTAACGAAAGTATTGAGGGTACCGTAATGTTTATTGATGTATGCGGATTCACAAAAATTAGCGAAACCACGAGTCCCGATGTCGTCGTTTCCATGCTAAATACTTATTTCGACACCATGGTAAAAGAAATCATGGAGCAGGACGGAATCATAGATAAATTTATAGGTGATGCCGTTATGGCCGTATTTAGAGGTGAATATCATTTAGACCGTGCCATTGATGCCGCATTGGCCATTAGAAATCAAGTCAATAGCCTACCTAAAGAAGAAGGTAAAGAAACGTACCAACCCAAAGTATCCATCGGTATTAAAAGTGGTGAAATGATTTCTGGCAATATTGGTTCCGCTACTCTTAAGCGTCTAGATTACACCGTTATAGGAGACTCGGTAAATACTGCCGCCAGGTTGCAAGATGCGGCAAAAGAAAATCAAATTATTATCTGTGAAAGTTGTTATGAGCAGGTGAAAGAAGCCTTTAAATGTGAAAACTTAGGAAGTATAAATATGAAAAATAAATCGCAACCGCTTACCGTGTACAATGTGATAGAATAG
- a CDS encoding Pycsar system effector family protein produces the protein MTKPTNNKKEKTTKVEVQNTLTAFEKGLLDELKSKGHAEELVDHYWGTINYVSGLIKASELKAGLILSFYGIILNFIYQSAAPVMHSVSNAILFYILIGLWFIATVVSIFYSVRCFIPKLEGNYSDNVFYFGDVITKFGTIKEFSQKFYDVSINEKEVFEQLGEQIYINSKISAWKFRNVQRSIFFLAISLVLLLLTAVYYGMLRIL, from the coding sequence ATGACCAAACCAACAAACAATAAAAAGGAAAAAACTACGAAAGTGGAAGTTCAAAATACCTTAACGGCTTTCGAGAAAGGGCTGTTAGATGAATTAAAATCCAAGGGACATGCAGAAGAATTAGTAGATCATTATTGGGGCACCATTAACTATGTATCGGGACTCATAAAGGCTTCGGAATTGAAGGCGGGACTTATACTCTCTTTCTACGGTATTATTCTAAACTTCATCTATCAAAGTGCTGCTCCTGTAATGCATTCTGTTTCAAATGCCATTTTGTTCTATATACTAATTGGGCTATGGTTTATAGCTACCGTAGTTTCTATCTTTTACAGTGTACGCTGCTTTATTCCGAAACTTGAAGGGAACTACAGTGATAATGTGTTTTATTTTGGAGATGTTATTACCAAGTTTGGCACTATTAAAGAGTTTTCACAGAAGTTTTATGATGTAAGTATCAATGAAAAAGAAGTTTTTGAGCAATTGGGTGAGCAGATATATATCAATTCCAAGATCTCCGCATGGAAATTTAGAAACGTTCAACGATCCATATTTTTTTTAGCCATTAGCCTTGTACTACTGCTATTAACAGCAGTTTATTATGGGATGCTTAGAATTTTATGA
- a CDS encoding SDR family oxidoreductase — MKVLFIGGTGNISTPSSRLAVAKGIELYVLNRGKAKVEIDGAHSIIGDINKPKELTELKKHDWDVVVNWIAFTPDDIERDIKLFKGKTKQYIFISSASCYQTPLSYPVITESTPLHNPLWDYSENKILCEDRLQKAYREEGFPITIVRPSLTYDTVIPIAIGGFNKFNTAQRILDGKEIIIHGDGTSLWTVTHSDDFGKGFVGLLGLQTAIGHAFHITSDEVLTWNMIYKILADALGKEAKVVHIASDFICKVEPSFTGTLLADKAESVLFDNTKIKTFVPGFKTTIPFSEGIKRTVKWLLENPDHQNIDEETEAKIENVLKAYKGL, encoded by the coding sequence ATGAAGGTATTATTTATAGGAGGAACAGGAAATATAAGCACACCAAGCAGTAGATTGGCAGTAGCTAAAGGAATAGAATTATATGTATTGAATAGGGGAAAAGCCAAAGTTGAGATTGACGGTGCACATTCCATTATTGGAGACATTAACAAACCGAAAGAACTTACAGAACTTAAGAAGCACGACTGGGATGTTGTGGTGAACTGGATAGCTTTTACTCCCGATGATATTGAGCGCGATATTAAATTATTCAAAGGGAAGACCAAGCAATACATCTTTATAAGTTCGGCATCGTGCTACCAAACGCCATTAAGTTATCCAGTAATTACGGAATCTACTCCGCTACATAATCCGCTTTGGGACTATTCTGAGAATAAAATACTATGTGAAGACCGATTACAAAAAGCGTATAGAGAAGAAGGGTTTCCAATAACGATTGTTAGACCTTCATTGACCTATGATACTGTAATACCAATTGCAATTGGCGGATTCAATAAATTCAATACCGCACAACGGATTTTGGATGGTAAGGAAATTATAATACATGGAGACGGAACTTCATTATGGACAGTGACACATTCAGATGATTTTGGGAAAGGATTTGTGGGGTTGTTAGGATTACAAACTGCTATAGGACACGCTTTTCATATCACATCAGATGAGGTGTTGACCTGGAATATGATTTATAAGATTTTAGCTGATGCTTTAGGGAAAGAAGCAAAAGTAGTGCATATAGCGTCGGACTTTATTTGTAAAGTAGAGCCGTCATTTACGGGTACACTTTTAGCGGATAAGGCAGAAAGTGTCTTATTTGATAATACGAAAATAAAAACCTTTGTACCCGGTTTCAAGACCACTATTCCGTTCTCGGAAGGGATAAAGAGGACCGTAAAGTGGTTATTAGAAAACCCCGATCATCAAAATATAGATGAAGAAACTGAAGCTAAGATTGAGAATGTGTTGAAGGCTTATAAGGGTTTGTAG
- a CDS encoding glyoxalase superfamily protein, with the protein MEEKGFLHQIHPVLPVWDVVEALDFYVNRLGFRIAFADDAKNPKYAGILRDDIEIHLQWHDKKMWEVEMDRPLLRIVSQNIEALYNEYSRVDVFHAHTLLRETAWGTREFAFYDPFKNGLTFYRDV; encoded by the coding sequence ATGGAAGAAAAAGGATTTTTACATCAAATTCATCCTGTACTGCCGGTTTGGGATGTTGTTGAGGCGCTAGACTTTTATGTGAATAGATTGGGCTTTAGAATTGCTTTTGCCGATGATGCTAAAAACCCTAAATACGCAGGTATATTAAGGGATGATATAGAAATTCATTTGCAATGGCACGATAAAAAAATGTGGGAAGTGGAAATGGACAGACCATTGTTACGTATTGTCTCTCAAAATATCGAAGCCTTGTATAATGAATATTCTAGGGTAGATGTTTTTCATGCTCATACCTTGTTACGGGAAACAGCTTGGGGTACGCGTGAGTTTGCTTTTTACGACCCATTCAAAAACGGATTGACATTTTATAGAGATGTGTAG
- a CDS encoding S9 family peptidase, which translates to MKIIIKTLFLLFFTTSITAQVSSNLELTDIFNMEYVSDPQISPDGSKIIYVRNFKDIMTDRNLSNLWIINYDGSQNRPLTTGNQNDYYPRWSHDGKKIIFKSNKEDEKMKLYLMWMDTKEIAPLTNTPKAPGAVSWSHDDRYLAFTMFVPEAEQSIVKLPAKPEGAKWNTPPTYIDKLNYRGDGQGYIKGGHNQIFTLSIDGGTPKQLTTTKFDHGAPVWAKNDRTLYFSANFNPDEAFEPANSEVYALNIATAKVSPLTSRYGPDSSPQVSPDGKMIAYTGNDDKLQGYQITNLYVMNTDGSNSKLISGDFDRDIANVQWANDGKGLYFQYDTEGATKIGHITLDGKVTTLVEGLGGLSLGRPYNAGDFTVSNNSKFAYTLGNTEHPSDLGAADKKGSKRLTFVNDDLFSFRDLGKTEEIWWESSFDQKKIQGWVVTPPNFDPNKKYPFILEIHGGPFTSYGSVYSAEIQAYAATGYVVLYSNPRGSTSYGAEFGNLIHHDYPNHDYEDLMSGVDAVIEKGYVDTDNLYVTGGSGGGVLTAWIVGKTDRFKAAVVAKPVINWTSFVLYADGAAFFSKYWFGKKPWEDPENYFRRSPLMYVANVTTPTMLLTGEEDYRTPIAESEQFYTALKLEGVETAMVRIPGAGHGIANRPSNLVAKIASVLAWFEKYKDAE; encoded by the coding sequence ATGAAAATTATTATTAAAACACTCTTTCTTCTATTCTTTACAACATCTATTACCGCCCAAGTTTCTTCTAACCTTGAGCTGACCGATATTTTTAATATGGAGTATGTTTCTGACCCTCAGATTTCTCCTGATGGTAGTAAAATTATCTATGTTAGGAACTTTAAGGATATTATGACCGATAGAAATTTATCGAATCTTTGGATTATAAATTATGATGGTTCGCAAAATAGACCTTTGACTACTGGCAACCAAAACGACTACTATCCTCGTTGGTCGCACGACGGTAAAAAAATCATCTTTAAATCGAACAAAGAAGATGAAAAAATGAAATTGTACCTCATGTGGATGGATACTAAAGAGATTGCCCCATTAACCAATACTCCAAAAGCACCTGGTGCCGTAAGTTGGTCTCATGATGACCGCTACTTAGCTTTTACCATGTTTGTACCAGAAGCTGAACAATCTATTGTAAAACTACCGGCAAAACCAGAAGGCGCAAAGTGGAATACCCCGCCAACTTATATAGACAAATTAAATTATAGAGGTGACGGACAAGGTTACATTAAAGGGGGACACAATCAAATTTTCACCTTATCTATAGATGGTGGCACACCTAAGCAATTGACTACAACAAAGTTTGACCATGGTGCTCCTGTATGGGCAAAAAACGACAGAACGCTTTATTTCTCTGCAAATTTTAATCCTGATGAAGCCTTTGAGCCTGCTAATAGCGAAGTGTATGCCTTGAATATTGCTACGGCAAAAGTTTCTCCATTAACGTCTAGATATGGTCCTGATAGTTCTCCACAAGTATCCCCTGATGGAAAAATGATTGCCTACACCGGTAACGATGATAAGTTGCAAGGGTACCAGATTACAAACCTTTATGTGATGAATACGGATGGTAGCAACTCAAAGTTAATTTCAGGAGATTTTGATCGAGATATTGCCAATGTACAATGGGCAAATGATGGTAAAGGTCTTTATTTTCAGTATGATACGGAAGGGGCTACGAAAATAGGGCATATTACATTAGACGGTAAAGTAACTACCCTTGTTGAAGGACTTGGCGGATTATCATTAGGCAGACCATATAACGCTGGAGATTTCACGGTTTCTAACAATTCAAAATTTGCTTATACTTTAGGTAATACCGAACACCCATCTGACCTTGGAGCTGCTGATAAAAAAGGATCTAAACGACTGACTTTTGTAAACGATGATCTTTTCTCATTTAGAGATTTAGGCAAAACCGAAGAAATTTGGTGGGAATCATCTTTTGACCAAAAGAAAATTCAAGGTTGGGTGGTGACTCCGCCAAACTTTGACCCAAATAAGAAATACCCATTTATTCTTGAAATTCATGGCGGACCATTTACTAGCTACGGTTCTGTGTATAGTGCAGAAATACAGGCATACGCTGCGACAGGCTATGTAGTTCTTTATAGTAACCCACGTGGTAGTACCAGCTATGGAGCGGAATTTGGTAATCTTATTCACCACGACTACCCTAATCATGATTATGAAGATCTTATGAGCGGTGTTGATGCCGTTATTGAAAAAGGGTATGTAGATACCGATAATTTATATGTCACCGGTGGTAGTGGCGGCGGAGTTTTAACTGCTTGGATCGTTGGTAAAACAGACCGATTTAAAGCTGCCGTAGTTGCAAAACCTGTTATCAACTGGACAAGTTTTGTACTATATGCCGATGGTGCCGCATTTTTCTCAAAATACTGGTTCGGTAAAAAACCTTGGGAAGACCCAGAAAACTATTTTAGACGCTCTCCATTAATGTACGTTGCCAATGTTACCACACCAACAATGCTGTTAACGGGTGAAGAAGATTACAGAACACCTATAGCAGAATCTGAACAATTTTATACCGCATTAAAGTTAGAAGGTGTTGAAACCGCTATGGTACGTATACCTGGTGCGGGACACGGTATTGCGAACCGACCTAGTAATTTGGTGGCTAAAATTGCAAGTGTTCTAGCTTGGTTTGAAAAATATAAAGATGCAGAATAG
- a CDS encoding endonuclease/exonuclease/phosphatase family protein, whose translation MKKVVFVLTFLISTAILYSQEIAVLTYNIKYDNVNDTVNNWNDRKVDMVKLLGHYSPAIIGMQEVLHHQLTYLDEQLSDYSYIGVGRDDGKEKGEYSPILFNAKKFKLLQSETFWLSETPNEISVGWDASMERICTYGLFEDVATKKQFLVFNTHFDHKGTVAREKSAELIVSKIKEVNTDKLPVVLMGDLNLNPSTKPIQFLQNALTDGQHSTQKPFYGPSGTFSGFDQNRVLSNRIDYIFVENFEVLEYIHIDDRMENNKHISDHLPVSAKLLINK comes from the coding sequence ATGAAAAAAGTGGTATTTGTTCTAACATTCCTCATCTCAACAGCTATACTTTATAGTCAAGAAATAGCTGTTTTGACCTATAATATTAAATATGACAATGTTAATGACACGGTAAATAATTGGAATGACCGTAAAGTTGACATGGTTAAACTCTTAGGGCATTACAGTCCTGCTATTATTGGCATGCAAGAGGTGCTGCATCATCAATTGACGTATTTAGATGAACAACTTTCTGACTATAGCTATATTGGTGTTGGACGTGATGATGGGAAAGAAAAAGGAGAGTACTCCCCTATTCTATTTAATGCTAAAAAATTTAAGCTCTTACAGAGTGAAACATTTTGGCTTTCTGAGACCCCTAATGAAATATCGGTTGGTTGGGATGCTTCTATGGAGCGTATTTGTACGTACGGATTGTTTGAAGATGTTGCCACTAAAAAACAATTCTTGGTTTTTAATACGCATTTTGATCATAAAGGGACTGTAGCTCGTGAAAAATCTGCCGAACTCATTGTTTCAAAAATAAAGGAGGTCAATACCGATAAGCTTCCGGTGGTTTTAATGGGAGATTTAAATTTAAATCCCTCCACAAAACCTATTCAATTCTTACAGAATGCCCTCACGGATGGTCAACATAGTACTCAAAAACCGTTCTACGGACCGTCAGGGACATTCAGTGGATTTGACCAAAACCGAGTATTGTCTAATCGAATAGACTACATTTTTGTGGAGAATTTTGAAGTTTTAGAATACATACATATTGATGATAGAATGGAAAACAACAAACACATTTCTGATCATTTGCCGGTATCTGCTAAGCTTTTAATAAATAAATAA